A region from the Curtobacterium sp. MCBA15_012 genome encodes:
- the secD gene encoding protein translocase subunit SecD: MARSTPVKKALRSLTWLVIIMAALAGLNTAASVLAANTKDDTGKWFAGASWVPELALDLQGGTQLTLAAQNTEGGSVTSQQLNQAVNIIRQRINATGVSESQINTQGTNNIVVSIPGKPDKATIDRIEAAAKLTFRPVLTTSAATNAAVGGDSATASPTPYTPPASLPATPSAKPTDASDLNQITPRLQDLYTNYDCKAPGDVTTAPDDEPLVTCDADGTAKFVLGPVEVSGADISNATSGLAQDSQGATTGQWAVNLTFNGDGSKDFSSVTNRLVKLQSPQNQFAIVLDGTVITAPATNAAITNGKAQITGNFTAESAKTLADQLKYGALPINFQVQSNENISATLGTAQLIGGLVAGLIGLILVIIYSVIQYRALAFVTVLSLGVAAALTYLVIAIMSWRVDYRLSLAGVAGLIVAIGITADSFIVYFERIRDELRDGRGLESAVEAGWKRALRTILASDSINFLAAVVLYVLAVSDVKGFAFTLLLTTLIDVVVVVLFTHPMMQLIARSRFFGEGHRFSGLDPAALGAVYRGRAQFRAPVVDGKRQRSAGEAQRRQTIAERKAQQNAGTTGSTTDGKDD, translated from the coding sequence GTGGCACGATCGACACCCGTCAAGAAGGCGCTGCGTTCGCTCACCTGGTTGGTGATCATCATGGCGGCCCTCGCAGGCCTCAACACCGCGGCGTCGGTGCTGGCCGCCAACACCAAGGACGACACGGGCAAGTGGTTCGCCGGTGCGAGCTGGGTGCCGGAACTGGCGCTCGACCTGCAGGGCGGCACGCAGCTCACCCTCGCGGCGCAGAACACCGAGGGCGGCTCGGTCACCTCGCAGCAGCTGAACCAGGCGGTCAACATCATCCGCCAGCGCATCAACGCGACGGGTGTCTCCGAGTCCCAGATCAACACGCAGGGCACGAACAACATCGTCGTGTCCATCCCGGGCAAGCCGGACAAGGCGACGATCGACCGGATCGAGGCGGCGGCGAAGCTGACCTTCCGTCCGGTGCTCACCACCTCGGCCGCGACGAACGCCGCCGTCGGCGGTGACTCCGCAACCGCGTCGCCGACGCCCTACACCCCGCCGGCCTCGCTGCCCGCGACGCCGAGCGCGAAGCCGACCGACGCGAGCGACCTGAACCAGATCACGCCGCGCCTGCAGGACCTGTACACGAACTACGACTGCAAGGCGCCGGGCGACGTCACCACCGCGCCCGACGACGAGCCGCTCGTCACCTGTGACGCCGACGGCACCGCGAAGTTCGTGCTCGGCCCGGTCGAGGTCTCCGGCGCGGACATCAGCAACGCGACCTCGGGCCTCGCCCAGGACTCGCAGGGTGCGACCACGGGCCAGTGGGCCGTGAACCTGACGTTCAACGGCGACGGCTCGAAGGACTTCAGCAGCGTCACGAACCGTCTCGTCAAGCTGCAGTCCCCGCAGAACCAGTTCGCGATCGTCCTCGACGGGACGGTCATCACCGCGCCGGCGACGAACGCCGCGATCACCAACGGCAAGGCGCAGATCACCGGCAACTTCACCGCCGAGTCCGCGAAGACCCTGGCCGACCAGCTGAAGTACGGCGCGCTGCCGATCAACTTCCAGGTGCAGTCGAACGAGAACATCTCGGCGACGCTCGGGACCGCGCAGCTGATCGGCGGCCTCGTCGCCGGCCTGATCGGCCTGATCCTGGTGATCATCTACTCGGTCATCCAGTACCGGGCGCTCGCGTTCGTCACCGTCCTGTCGCTCGGCGTCGCCGCCGCGCTGACCTACCTCGTCATCGCGATCATGTCGTGGCGCGTCGACTACCGACTGTCGCTCGCGGGTGTGGCCGGCCTCATCGTGGCCATCGGCATCACCGCGGACTCGTTCATCGTCTACTTCGAACGCATCCGTGACGAACTGCGCGACGGACGCGGGCTCGAGAGCGCCGTCGAGGCCGGGTGGAAGCGCGCCCTCCGCACGATCCTCGCGTCGGACTCGATCAACTTCCTCGCCGCGGTCGTGCTCTACGTCCTGGCGGTCAGCGACGTGAAGGGCTTCGCCTTCACCCTGCTGCTGACGACCCTGATCGACGTCGTCGTGGTCGTGCTCTTCACCCACCCGATGATGCAGCTCATCGCCCGCAGCCGGTTCTTCGGCGAAGGACACCGGTTCAGCGGGCTCGACCCGGCCGCGCTCGGCGCCGTCTACCGCGGTCGCGCGCAGTTCCGCGCCCCCGTCGTCGACGGCAAGCGGCAGCGGAGCGCGGGCGAGGCGCAGCGTCGCCAGACCATCGCCGAGCGCAAGGCGCAGCAGAACGCGGGCACCACCGGCTCGACCACGGACGGGAAGGACGACTGA
- the secF gene encoding protein translocase subunit SecF, with product MASFSQFGSDLYTGKRSYDIVGRRKTWYLVAIIAIVVSLAVPWLRGGYQLGIEFTGGSEFTISNAKDLDQSIATRTVESIVPEGIPRVSQVGQDGIRVQTEQLTDRQTSDVQDALAKAYDVSDDQVASTYIGATWGADVLAQAIRGLVIFLALAAVVMALYFRTWKMSLSAMVALLHDLLITAGVYGIVGLEVTPAAVIGFLTILGYSLYDTVVVFDKVRENTSQESHRTFTQSVNLAVNQTLVRSINTSVVALLPVAAILFIGSYVLGAGTLRDISLALFIGIIVGTYSTIFIASPMYAHLRENEPKVKQADEKKRQAAAKRQREVDATAEAV from the coding sequence ATGGCCAGCTTCAGCCAGTTCGGCAGCGACCTCTACACGGGCAAGCGCTCGTACGACATCGTCGGCCGGCGCAAGACCTGGTACCTCGTCGCGATCATCGCGATCGTCGTCTCGCTCGCGGTGCCGTGGCTCCGCGGCGGCTACCAGCTCGGCATCGAGTTCACCGGTGGTTCGGAGTTCACGATCTCGAACGCGAAGGACCTCGACCAGTCGATCGCGACCCGCACGGTCGAGTCGATCGTCCCCGAGGGCATCCCGCGCGTCTCGCAGGTCGGCCAGGACGGCATCCGCGTCCAGACCGAGCAGCTGACCGACCGTCAGACGAGCGACGTCCAGGACGCCCTGGCGAAGGCGTACGACGTCTCCGACGACCAGGTCGCCTCCACCTACATCGGGGCGACGTGGGGTGCCGACGTGCTCGCACAGGCCATCCGCGGTCTCGTGATCTTCCTGGCACTGGCCGCGGTCGTCATGGCGCTGTACTTCCGCACCTGGAAGATGTCGCTCTCGGCGATGGTGGCGCTCCTGCACGACCTGCTCATCACCGCGGGCGTCTACGGCATCGTTGGCCTCGAGGTCACCCCGGCCGCCGTCATCGGCTTCCTGACGATCCTCGGGTACTCGCTCTACGACACCGTCGTGGTCTTCGACAAGGTGCGCGAGAACACGTCGCAGGAGTCGCACCGGACGTTCACGCAGTCGGTCAACCTCGCGGTGAACCAGACGCTCGTGCGCTCCATCAACACCTCCGTGGTGGCGCTGCTGCCCGTCGCGGCGATCCTCTTCATCGGGTCGTACGTGCTCGGTGCCGGCACGCTGCGGGACATCTCGCTCGCGCTGTTCATCGGCATCATCGTCGGCACCTACTCGACGATCTTCATCGCGTCGCCGATGTACGCGCACCTGCGCGAGAACGAGCCCAAGGTGAAGCAGGCCGACGAGAAGAAGCGCCAGGCCGCCGCCAAGCGGCAGCGCGAGGTCGACGCGACCGCCGAGGCCGTCTGA
- a CDS encoding rhodanese-like domain-containing protein: MAVEVQDVDVAEARRRIDAGARLFDVREQGEWDAVHAPEATLVPMSELVGRWQEIDGGDQPAIVVCHSGARSARVVAALEQSGVPAVNLTGGMVAWEQAGQPVVHGGQVEHTDAHGEPRHEH, encoded by the coding sequence ATGGCGGTCGAGGTCCAGGACGTCGACGTCGCCGAGGCGCGTCGTCGCATCGACGCCGGTGCACGGCTGTTCGACGTCCGCGAGCAGGGGGAGTGGGACGCGGTGCACGCGCCGGAGGCCACCCTCGTGCCGATGTCCGAGCTCGTCGGGCGCTGGCAGGAGATCGACGGGGGTGACCAGCCCGCGATCGTGGTCTGCCACTCCGGCGCCCGCTCGGCCCGGGTCGTCGCGGCACTCGAGCAGTCGGGTGTGCCGGCCGTGAACCTGACGGGCGGCATGGTCGCGTGGGAGCAGGCGGGCCAGCCGGTCGTGCACGGTGGCCAGGTGGAGCACACCGACGCCCACGGCGAACCGCGTCACGAGCACTGA
- a CDS encoding bifunctional (p)ppGpp synthetase/guanosine-3',5'-bis(diphosphate) 3'-pyrophosphohydrolase — MTDTRESTPQGGPAQRAGGQDASRPGSAPRPSSPLGPNTTGNIGSLRSLLPRLFSRAQPAGAVDTLIRTVRSHHPKADVTLIERAYSVAERAHDGQKRKSGEPYITHPVAVAQILADLGIGTITIAAALLHDTVEDTDYQLDQLRADFGDEIAMLVDGVTKLDKVKYGDSAQAETVRKMVIAMSKDIRVLVIKLADRLHNARTWGFVESASATRKAKETLEIYAPLAHRLGIQMIKLELEDLSFAVLHPKLYVEIDSLVKERQPKREQFVQNVIGTLKKDLKSSKIRGDVMGRPKQYYSIYQKMIVRGREFDEIYDLVGIRVLVPTVRDCYAMLGSVHARWTPLPGRFKDYIATPKFNLYQSLHTTVLGPQGRAVEIQIRTHEMHQRAEFGVAAHWKYKQRAQGRDVDTTSTDDQDMAWLAHITDWQAETSDPGEFLDSLRYEIGAKETYVFTPQGKVIGLPAGATPVDFAYAVHTEIGHRTMGAKVNGRLVPLESQLSSGDVVEIFTSKNPDSGPSQDWLTFVRSPRARNKIKQWFTKERREEAIEQGRDAIARAMRKQNLPLQRIMSQDSISEVASSMRYDDVSALYAAIGEGHVSTQSVIEKVLGNVQTETETDESELAFPRQVTSRQLRNSDSGVLVRGAPDILVKLAKCCTPVPGDQIVGFITRGQGVSVHQASCTNVKSLMNEPDRMIEVEWAPSSKSVFLVQIQIEALDRSGLLSDVTRVLTDHHVNILSATVSTSSDRLALSRFVFEMGDTTHLDRVLNAVRRIDAVYDVYRVSAG, encoded by the coding sequence ATGACGGACACCCGTGAGTCCACGCCCCAGGGCGGTCCTGCGCAACGAGCCGGTGGTCAGGACGCCAGTCGTCCCGGCTCGGCCCCGCGCCCGTCGAGTCCGCTCGGACCGAACACGACGGGGAACATCGGCTCGCTCCGGTCCCTCCTGCCGCGTCTGTTCTCGCGTGCGCAGCCCGCGGGCGCGGTCGACACGCTGATCCGCACGGTCCGTTCGCACCACCCCAAGGCCGACGTCACGCTCATCGAGCGGGCGTACTCGGTCGCCGAGCGCGCCCACGACGGGCAGAAGCGCAAGTCAGGTGAGCCCTACATCACCCACCCGGTGGCGGTCGCGCAGATCCTCGCGGACCTCGGCATCGGCACGATCACGATCGCGGCGGCACTCCTCCACGACACGGTCGAGGACACCGACTACCAGCTCGACCAGCTGCGCGCCGACTTCGGCGACGAGATCGCGATGCTCGTCGACGGCGTCACGAAGCTCGACAAGGTCAAGTACGGCGACAGCGCGCAGGCCGAGACCGTCCGCAAGATGGTCATCGCGATGTCGAAGGACATCCGCGTCCTCGTCATCAAGCTCGCCGACCGGCTGCACAACGCCCGGACCTGGGGCTTCGTCGAGTCCGCCTCGGCCACGCGCAAGGCCAAGGAGACGCTCGAGATCTACGCGCCCCTCGCGCACCGGCTCGGCATCCAGATGATCAAGCTGGAGCTCGAGGATCTGTCGTTCGCGGTCCTGCACCCGAAGCTCTACGTCGAGATCGACAGCCTGGTCAAGGAACGGCAGCCGAAGCGCGAGCAGTTCGTGCAGAACGTCATCGGCACGCTCAAGAAGGACCTCAAGTCGTCGAAGATCCGCGGCGACGTGATGGGCCGACCGAAGCAGTACTACTCGATCTACCAGAAGATGATCGTGCGCGGGCGCGAGTTCGACGAGATCTACGACCTGGTCGGCATCCGCGTCCTCGTGCCGACCGTGCGCGACTGCTACGCGATGCTCGGTTCGGTGCACGCGCGGTGGACCCCGCTGCCCGGTCGCTTCAAGGACTACATCGCGACCCCGAAGTTCAACCTGTACCAGTCGCTGCACACCACGGTCCTCGGGCCGCAGGGGCGCGCGGTCGAGATCCAGATCCGCACGCACGAGATGCACCAGCGAGCCGAGTTCGGTGTCGCGGCGCACTGGAAGTACAAGCAGCGGGCGCAGGGCCGCGACGTCGACACGACGAGCACCGACGACCAGGACATGGCGTGGCTCGCCCACATCACCGACTGGCAGGCCGAGACGAGCGACCCGGGGGAGTTCCTCGACTCGCTGCGGTACGAGATCGGTGCGAAGGAGACGTACGTCTTCACGCCCCAGGGCAAGGTCATCGGGCTCCCCGCAGGTGCCACCCCGGTCGACTTCGCCTACGCCGTGCACACCGAGATCGGGCACCGCACGATGGGTGCGAAGGTCAACGGCCGCCTGGTGCCGCTCGAGAGCCAGCTCTCCAGCGGTGACGTCGTCGAGATCTTCACGTCGAAGAACCCCGACTCCGGGCCGAGCCAGGACTGGCTGACCTTCGTCCGGAGCCCCCGGGCCCGGAACAAGATCAAGCAGTGGTTCACGAAGGAGCGCCGCGAGGAAGCCATCGAGCAGGGTCGTGACGCGATCGCGCGGGCGATGCGCAAGCAGAACCTCCCGTTGCAGCGGATCATGAGCCAGGACTCCATCTCCGAGGTCGCGTCGTCGATGCGCTACGACGACGTCTCGGCGCTGTACGCGGCGATCGGCGAGGGACACGTCTCGACCCAGTCGGTCATCGAGAAGGTGCTCGGCAACGTGCAGACCGAGACCGAGACGGACGAGTCCGAGCTCGCCTTCCCCCGGCAGGTCACGAGCCGGCAGCTGCGCAACAGCGACAGCGGCGTGCTGGTCCGCGGTGCGCCGGACATCCTCGTCAAGCTCGCGAAGTGCTGCACCCCGGTGCCGGGCGACCAGATCGTCGGGTTCATCACCCGCGGCCAGGGCGTGTCGGTGCACCAGGCGTCGTGCACGAACGTGAAGTCGCTCATGAACGAGCCGGACCGGATGATCGAGGTCGAGTGGGCCCCGTCGTCCAAGTCGGTGTTCCTCGTGCAGATCCAGATCGAGGCGCTCGACCGTTCCGGTCTGCTCAGCGACGTCACGCGGGTCCTGACCGACCACCACGTGAACATCCTGTCGGCCACGGTCTCGACCTCGTCCGACCGGCTCGCGCTGAGCCGGTTCGTGTTCGAGATGGGCGACACGACGCACCTCGACCGGGTCCTCAACGCGGTGCGCCGCATCGACGCCGTCTACGACGTGTACCGGGTCAGCGCGGGCTGA
- a CDS encoding type IV toxin-antitoxin system AbiEi family antitoxin: protein MSSPRLVTSDDWPVAELHAAVLAGELVAVGPCWASPAEPQDPALRAAAHGWRLPDPRLVASGRSAAWIWGACSRAPEPLEVSLPSRVRVPVDPDVRLREVRLPPTDVVRFGTVAVTTPLRTAVDLLRVQDGFDDASAGAVHGLLVTGTVDEDAVHAALDALGTVPMVRQAARRLRTLTGRAGPTRS from the coding sequence GTGTCGTCGCCCCGCCTCGTGACCAGCGACGACTGGCCGGTCGCCGAGCTGCACGCGGCGGTCCTCGCCGGGGAGCTCGTCGCGGTGGGGCCGTGCTGGGCCTCCCCCGCCGAGCCCCAGGACCCTGCCCTCCGAGCCGCTGCGCACGGCTGGCGTCTGCCGGACCCGCGGCTCGTCGCGAGCGGGCGCAGTGCCGCCTGGATCTGGGGCGCGTGCTCGCGGGCACCCGAGCCCCTCGAGGTCAGCCTGCCGTCGCGCGTCCGCGTGCCGGTGGACCCGGACGTGCGCCTGCGCGAGGTCCGACTCCCGCCGACCGACGTCGTCCGGTTCGGGACGGTCGCCGTCACCACACCGTTGCGCACGGCGGTCGACCTGCTCCGGGTGCAGGACGGCTTCGACGACGCGTCCGCCGGTGCGGTGCACGGCCTGCTGGTGACCGGCACGGTCGACGAGGACGCCGTGCACGCGGCGCTCGACGCGCTCGGTACCGTCCCGATGGTGCGCCAGGCCGCGCGACGGCTCCGGACCCTGACCGGCCGAGCCGGACCGACCCGGTCCTGA
- a CDS encoding ROK family protein, with protein sequence MTTTSSPEPATTGPTTAGARLALAVDLGGTKVEAALVSDDGVVLPATRFRSPTGPGRTSEELQAAVDQVVTSALAALPADAELVGVGVGSAGPVDEQHGLVSPLNMPVWRGYPLRDRVAAHVPAGVPVTLRMDGLAITLAEHWVGAAQGHDHVMGMIVSTGVGGGLILHGRTVSGPTGNAGHIGHVECGGYDDPCACGGTGCLEAVASGPKTVAWARRQGFTGTTGEELAAAYAADDEVAVAAVRRSGRALGQAIASAASLVDLEVVAIGGGFSHVSPDLFAYAREAVAERVEFGFVTKVQIVPTGLSQDGPLIGAAALVHRADVLR encoded by the coding sequence ATGACCACCACCTCGTCCCCGGAACCGGCGACCACCGGTCCGACCACCGCCGGCGCACGCCTGGCCCTCGCCGTCGACCTGGGCGGCACGAAGGTCGAGGCGGCCCTCGTCTCCGACGACGGCGTCGTCCTGCCGGCCACGCGCTTCCGCAGCCCGACCGGGCCCGGCCGGACCTCGGAGGAGCTGCAGGCCGCAGTCGACCAGGTCGTCACGAGCGCCCTCGCGGCGCTGCCCGCGGACGCCGAACTGGTCGGTGTCGGCGTCGGCTCGGCGGGACCGGTCGACGAGCAGCACGGCCTGGTGTCGCCGCTCAACATGCCCGTCTGGCGCGGTTACCCGCTGCGCGACCGTGTCGCCGCGCACGTGCCGGCCGGTGTGCCGGTGACGCTCCGCATGGACGGCCTCGCGATCACGCTCGCCGAGCACTGGGTCGGCGCCGCGCAGGGCCACGACCACGTGATGGGCATGATCGTCTCGACCGGTGTCGGCGGCGGGCTGATCCTGCACGGCCGCACCGTGAGCGGGCCCACCGGCAACGCCGGGCACATCGGGCACGTCGAGTGCGGCGGGTACGACGACCCGTGCGCCTGCGGTGGGACCGGCTGCCTCGAGGCCGTCGCGAGCGGCCCGAAGACCGTCGCCTGGGCCCGACGCCAGGGCTTCACCGGGACCACGGGCGAGGAGCTCGCGGCTGCGTACGCCGCCGACGACGAGGTCGCGGTCGCAGCCGTCCGGCGCAGTGGTCGGGCGCTCGGACAGGCCATCGCGTCCGCCGCGAGCCTGGTCGACCTCGAGGTCGTCGCGATCGGCGGCGGGTTCTCGCACGTCAGCCCCGACCTGTTCGCGTACGCCCGCGAGGCGGTCGCCGAGCGCGTCGAGTTCGGGTTCGTGACGAAGGTGCAGATCGTGCCGACCGGGCTGTCGCAGGACGGGCCGCTCATCGGTGCAGCCGCGCTCGTGCACCGGGCCGACGTGCTGCGCTGA
- the deoC gene encoding deoxyribose-phosphate aldolase translates to MDNAASPAGPVALDADAVRALIDHAILKPELTRDDVDAQLDEAAAHRVFSVCVRPSDVAHAVERLRGTGVGVGTVIGFPHGTTTTATKVAESLQALADGAFELDMVQDIGAARSGDWARVEQDVRAVVDAAGDTVVKVILETAFLTDDEVVAACRAAQSAGAAFVKTSTGFAGGGATVEHIRLMRETVGPDTGVKASGGVRGLDTLLAMVEAGADRIGTSASARILDEVAHRAATGTASTAGDDTSSY, encoded by the coding sequence GTGGACAACGCAGCCTCCCCCGCCGGTCCGGTCGCCCTCGACGCCGATGCCGTCCGTGCCCTCATCGACCACGCGATCCTCAAGCCCGAGCTGACCCGCGACGACGTCGACGCGCAGCTCGACGAGGCCGCGGCGCACCGCGTGTTCAGCGTGTGCGTCCGTCCGAGCGACGTCGCGCACGCGGTCGAACGCCTCCGCGGCACCGGCGTCGGCGTCGGGACGGTCATCGGCTTCCCGCACGGCACGACGACCACCGCGACCAAGGTCGCCGAGTCGCTGCAGGCACTCGCCGACGGCGCGTTCGAGCTCGACATGGTGCAGGACATCGGCGCCGCCCGCTCCGGTGACTGGGCCCGCGTCGAGCAGGACGTCCGCGCGGTCGTCGACGCCGCCGGTGACACCGTCGTCAAGGTGATCCTCGAGACCGCGTTCCTCACCGACGACGAGGTCGTCGCCGCCTGCCGTGCCGCGCAGTCGGCCGGTGCCGCGTTCGTGAAGACCTCGACGGGCTTCGCCGGCGGCGGCGCGACCGTCGAGCACATCCGCCTCATGCGCGAGACCGTCGGGCCCGACACGGGCGTCAAGGCCTCCGGCGGTGTCCGCGGCCTCGACACCCTGCTCGCGATGGTCGAGGCGGGTGCGGACCGCATCGGCACGAGCGCGTCGGCACGCATCCTCGACGAGGTCGCCCACCGCGCCGCGACGGGCACCGCGTCGACCGCGGGCGACGACACGTCGTCCTACTGA
- a CDS encoding SDR family oxidoreductase, whose protein sequence is MQVLVTGATGYIGGRLVPRLLEAGHQVRVFVRTPRKLQDVPWHDDVEVAAGDLQDAEAVRAAVQGVEAVYYLAHAMGADGDFEQAERDAVETMAREGRDAGVRRFVYLGGLHPEGELSKHLRSRKEVGDVLLASGVPTIAYQAGVVIGSGSTSFEMIRHVTDVLPWMPAPRWVRNRIQPIAVRDVLYYLVAALDIPADVNRTFDIGGPDVLKYGQMLNGYAVEAKLPQRRFTVLPVLTPGLSAHWFNIVTPIPKKLATPIIESLQFECVQREHDIDDLVPRPEGGLTSYRRAVRLALARMRSGEVETSWRSATLSATPADPLPSDPDWAGHTVYVDDRRRHTSASAEDVWRVVEGIGGDNGWYSFPLAWVARGWMDKLAGGVGLSRGRRDPKRLEQGDALDWWRVERLERGRYLRLRAEFKSPGRAWLEMTVTPNEAGGSDYHQRAIYFPQGLSGRLYWYGILPFHGVIFPGMVERITAAAERESEHTESTGRNWTQHDGTQQPAHEEAA, encoded by the coding sequence ATGCAGGTCCTCGTCACCGGCGCCACCGGCTACATCGGTGGTCGGCTCGTCCCCCGTCTCCTCGAAGCCGGACACCAGGTCCGGGTGTTCGTCCGCACCCCGCGGAAGCTGCAGGACGTCCCCTGGCACGACGACGTCGAGGTCGCCGCGGGTGACCTGCAGGACGCCGAGGCCGTCCGTGCCGCCGTGCAGGGCGTCGAGGCCGTCTACTACCTGGCGCACGCGATGGGCGCAGACGGCGACTTCGAGCAGGCCGAGCGCGACGCCGTGGAGACGATGGCGCGCGAGGGCCGGGACGCCGGGGTGCGGCGCTTCGTGTACCTCGGTGGCCTGCACCCGGAGGGCGAGCTGTCGAAGCACCTCCGCAGCCGCAAGGAGGTCGGCGACGTGCTGCTCGCGTCGGGCGTCCCGACGATCGCGTACCAGGCCGGCGTCGTCATCGGCTCGGGGAGCACCTCGTTCGAGATGATCCGCCACGTGACCGACGTCCTGCCGTGGATGCCGGCGCCCCGGTGGGTCCGGAACCGGATCCAGCCGATCGCGGTGCGCGACGTCCTGTACTACCTCGTCGCCGCGCTCGACATCCCCGCCGACGTGAACCGGACCTTCGACATCGGCGGTCCCGACGTCCTCAAGTACGGGCAGATGCTCAACGGCTACGCGGTCGAGGCGAAGCTGCCCCAGCGGCGCTTCACGGTGCTGCCCGTCCTGACCCCCGGGCTGTCCGCGCACTGGTTCAACATCGTGACCCCCATCCCGAAGAAGCTCGCGACGCCGATCATCGAGTCGCTGCAGTTCGAGTGCGTCCAGCGCGAGCACGACATCGACGACCTCGTGCCCCGGCCCGAGGGCGGGCTCACCTCGTACCGACGTGCGGTCCGTCTGGCGCTCGCGCGGATGCGGTCGGGCGAGGTCGAGACGAGCTGGCGGAGCGCGACCCTGTCGGCCACCCCCGCCGACCCGCTGCCGAGCGACCCCGACTGGGCGGGCCACACCGTCTACGTCGACGACCGCCGACGGCACACGTCCGCGTCCGCCGAGGACGTCTGGCGCGTCGTCGAGGGCATCGGCGGCGACAACGGCTGGTACTCGTTCCCGCTGGCGTGGGTCGCCCGCGGCTGGATGGACAAGCTCGCCGGCGGGGTCGGCCTGAGCCGCGGCCGTCGCGACCCGAAGCGCCTCGAGCAGGGCGACGCACTCGACTGGTGGCGCGTCGAACGCCTCGAGCGCGGCCGGTACCTCCGCCTCCGCGCCGAGTTCAAGTCGCCGGGCCGCGCGTGGCTCGAGATGACCGTCACCCCGAACGAGGCCGGCGGCAGCGACTACCACCAGCGTGCTATCTACTTCCCGCAGGGCCTGTCCGGTCGGCTGTACTGGTACGGGATCCTGCCCTTCCACGGCGTGATCTTCCCCGGCATGGTCGAGCGGATCACGGCGGCCGCCGAGCGGGAGTCCGAGCACACGGAGTCGACGGGGCGGAACTGGACCCAGCATGATGGGACCCAGCAACCCGCACACGAGGAGGCAGCATGA
- a CDS encoding GDSL-type esterase/lipase family protein produces the protein MTAQAATEHQGTVLFLGDSITEQGSWDQWLPGERTVNQGVGGDTTDGVLARLDDVVAAKPESIVLLIGTNDFGNHRSSVEHVVRGVESILVTLRRELPGVRLLLVSILPRQADWSAKIEEANRHLRQFVATCHAQYLDLWPALADGDHLDERFTEDGLHLTEDGYRAVVDELVPALERLRGLPPMSRPIQAIDLEEADA, from the coding sequence ATGACCGCGCAGGCCGCGACCGAGCACCAGGGCACCGTCCTGTTCCTCGGCGACAGCATCACCGAGCAGGGGTCGTGGGACCAGTGGCTCCCGGGCGAACGCACCGTCAACCAGGGTGTCGGGGGTGACACCACCGACGGCGTGCTCGCGCGCCTCGACGACGTGGTCGCCGCGAAGCCCGAGTCGATCGTGCTCCTCATCGGCACGAACGACTTCGGCAACCACCGGTCGAGCGTCGAGCACGTCGTCCGCGGCGTCGAGTCGATCCTCGTCACCCTCCGCCGCGAGCTACCGGGCGTCCGCCTGCTCCTCGTGTCGATCCTGCCGCGCCAGGCAGACTGGTCCGCCAAGATCGAGGAGGCGAACCGGCACCTGCGCCAGTTCGTCGCCACGTGCCACGCGCAGTACCTCGACCTGTGGCCGGCGCTGGCCGACGGTGACCACCTCGACGAACGCTTCACCGAGGACGGCCTGCACCTGACCGAGGACGGCTACCGCGCCGTCGTCGACGAGCTCGTCCCGGCACTCGAGCGTCTGCGCGGGCTCCCGCCGATGTCCCGACCGATCCAGGCGATCGACCTCGAGGAGGCCGACGCCTGA
- a CDS encoding DUF6804 family protein, translated as MARKGRPPAGSSLHGVPAGPTRSAAGRTAPVGGATGTPGYTRPALAPSLLAAIVLLACVAVIDSSAFVFARWGITVLALIVLVFAVRGRVWWAAVLTAAIAVCWNPVVVVPIPGQVWAALQLLAAALFIVVGIVVKVPRGTDATTASRP; from the coding sequence ATGGCGCGGAAGGGTCGCCCCCCGGCGGGGTCGTCGCTGCACGGCGTCCCGGCGGGTCCGACCCGGTCCGCCGCGGGTCGCACGGCCCCCGTGGGCGGTGCCACGGGTACACCCGGGTACACGCGTCCCGCCCTGGCCCCGTCGCTGCTGGCAGCGATCGTCCTGCTCGCCTGCGTCGCCGTGATCGACTCGTCGGCGTTCGTGTTCGCGCGCTGGGGCATCACGGTGCTCGCGCTGATCGTGCTCGTCTTCGCCGTGCGCGGGCGGGTCTGGTGGGCCGCGGTGCTGACCGCCGCGATCGCGGTGTGCTGGAACCCCGTGGTGGTCGTGCCGATCCCGGGGCAGGTCTGGGCAGCCCTGCAGCTGCTCGCCGCGGCCCTGTTCATCGTCGTGGGGATCGTCGTGAAGGTGCCCCGCGGGACGGACGCGACCACCGCCTCCCGTCCCTGA